From the Brassica napus cultivar Da-Ae chromosome A8, Da-Ae, whole genome shotgun sequence genome, one window contains:
- the LOC125577358 gene encoding riboflavin biosynthesis protein PYRD, chloroplastic-like, producing MQIACLPIPISSITLRASVPASSVSSNHRYIFNPASFQNPKPSFFTLSLERSHRARTGFKAPVLAAMRSEEAIDDDAFYMRRCVELAKRATGCTSPNPLVGCVIVKDSKIVGEGFHPKAGQPHAEVFALRDAGDLAENATAYVSLEPCNHYGRTPPCTEALIKAKVKRVVVGMVDPNPIVSSSGITRLTDAGIDVTVGVEEDLCKKMNEGFIHRMLTGKPFLALRYSMSVNGCFLDKIGEGASDTGGYYSKLLQEYDAVILSSSLSDKLSSISSQEEANVSIQPIQIIVASNAQQSPILASSNMVEDSALKVVVFTKEDMVAESGVETVVLESINLASILDYCYRRGLCSVLLDLRGDIKDLEVLLRDGFEQKLLQKIVVEVLPEWCVKDDERQVTLSMDWLESKAVEDLQPKQLGGSVLLECYL from the exons ATGCAGATCGCATGCCTCCCAATTCCGATTTCTTCAATCACTCTACGAGCCTCAGTTCCAGCTTCATCAGTATCCTCAAACCATCGCTACATTTTCAACCCCGCTTCGTTTCAGAACCCAAAACCCAGTTTCTTCACCCTCTCTCTCGAAAGATCACATAGAGCACGAACTGGTTTCAAAGCTCCTGTCTTGGCTGCCATGAGAAGCGAAGAAGCTATTGATGATGATGCGTTTTATATGAGGAGATGCGTGGAACTGGCGAAGAGAGCAACTGGGTGCACTAGTCCTAATCCTTTGGTAGGCTGTGTCATTGTTAAAGACAGCAAGATTGTTGGGGAAGGGTTTCATCCCAAAGCTGGTCAGCCTCATGCCGAG GTGTTTGCTCTTCGAGATGCTGGAGACTTAGCTGAGAATGCCACTGCTTACGTTAGCTTAGAACCATGTAATCACTATGGGAGAACGCCGCCTTGCACAGAAGCATTGATCAAAGCTAAGGTGAAACGAGTTGTAGTTGGGATGGTTGATCCGAATCCAATCGTTTCTTCTTCGGGTATCACTCGTTTGACAGATGCTGGTATTGATGTCACTGTTGGTGTTGAAGAAGACTTGTGCAAGAAGATGAATGAAGGATTCATCCATCGAATGTTAACTGGCAAGCCGTTTCTCGCCCTCAGGTATTCTATGTCTGTCAATGGTTGTTTTCTAGACAAGATCGGTGAAGGAGCTTCGGATACTGGTGGATACTACTCAAAGTTATTGCAAGAATACGACGCAGTAATACTTTCTTCCTCGTTATCTGATAAACTCTCGAGCATTTCCTCACAAGAAGAAGCTAATGTTTCGATCCAGCCTATTCAAATCATAGTAGCTAGCAATGCACAACAGTCTCCTATACTTGCTTCTTCCAACATGGTGGAAGATTCGGCTCTAAAAGTTGTAGTCTTCACCAAAGAGGACATGGTTGCAGAGTCCGGGGTCGAAACAGTTGTATTAGAAAGTATAAACTTGGCTTCCATCTTGGATTACTGTTATCGCCGTGGACTTTGCAGTGTCTTGTTGGATTTGAGGGGAGACATCAAAGACCTTGAAGTGCTTCTTAGAGATGGATTTGAGCAGAAGCTGTTGCAGAAGATAGTGGTTGAGGTTTTGCCTGAATGGTGCGTGAAAGATGATGAGAGACAGGTAACGTTGTCGATGGACTGGTTAGAGTCAAAAGCTGTGGAAGATCTGCAGCCTAAGCAACTAGGTGGAAGCGTTTTGCTGGAGTGTTATCTTTGA
- the LOC106359735 gene encoding transcription factor bHLH162-like: MEDLYLELNSLLPQTSRELPLPDQLDEAANYIKELQVSVEKNRERKRKLVTTAALEKLNSTGSSSMSSSVDVSVPKRLPRIEIQETGPILHISLVTSLEHKFMFHEIIRILTEELGAGLTHAGYSIVDDAVFHIFDCKVEDCDFGATSRISENLKKLVNSVN; the protein is encoded by the exons ATGGAAGATCTTTACTTAGAACTAAactctcttcttcctcaaacttctagg GAGCTACCCCTACCTGATCAGCTAGATGAAGCTGCAAACTACATCAAGGAGCTACAAGTGAGCGTGGAGAAAAATAGAGAAAGGAAGAGGAAGCTTGTTACGACTGCAGCTTTGGAAAAATTGAATTCCACAGGATCTTCATCCATGTCCTCGAGTGTTGATGTCTCCGTGCCTAAGCGGTTGCCAAGGATCGAGATTCAAGAAACCGGTCCGATTCTTCACATCTCCCTTGTGACAAGCTTGGAACATAAGTTTATGTTCCATGAGATCATTCGTATTCTCACTGAGGAATTAGGAGCTGGGCTCACTCATGCTGGATACTCAATTGTTGATGATGCCGTCTTCCACATTTTTGATTGCAAG GTGGAAGATTGTGATTTTGGAGCTACAAGTAGAATTTCTGAGAATCTCAAGAAACTTGTGAACAGTGTCAACTAA